The bacterium DNA segment GGGTGTTGAAGGACGAGGCGCGGCGCTTGATGCCGTGGACTTCGTAGCCCTTGGAGAGCAGCAGCTCGGCCAGGTACGAGCCGTCCTGGCCCGTGACCCCCGTGATGAGGGCTTTCTTCTTCATTGAGAATGGACTCCCTTTCGTGAAAGCGTTGCGAGGTGCGGATTATTATACCGCCCACCCCTCGAAATAGCGACGCCGCCGCGATGCTTGTGCATCACGGCGGCGTCGCGCACTAGGCGAGCCTTTAGACGCGCTTGAGGCGCTGCATCTCCTTGGGGGTGACGCAGGTGCCGGTGGCGCGGCAGATCAGCTCGGGCTCGGCGAGGACCTCGGCGGCCGACACGGCGTACTCGGGCCCCTTGAGGGGACGGATCACCTTGTGGACCTCGAACTCCATGGTGCGGCTGGTGTTGCCGATCTTGGTGATGCGGCCGCGCGCCTCCACGTAGTCGCCGGCGTAGACCGGCTTGAGGAACTCGACGTTGCTGTAGGCGACGAAGAGACCCTCGTCCCCGTCGCAGCGGATGAGCAGCTCGGTGGCGACGTCGCCGAACAGCTCCATCATCTTGGCACCGGCGACCAGACCGCCAGCGTAGTGGGCATCATGCTCGCCGAGGCGAAGACGGATCAGACTCTCGAACTCGGCCATCTTACTGCGCCTTCATGGGGACGTGCGCCACGAAGTCCTTGACGAAGCGCTCGGCGTACTGGTTGAGCAGCTCTTCGACGCGCTTGGGGTCCTTGGACTTCACGACGAGGCCGGCGTGATGCTTGCGGGCCTGGCGGTAGCAGATCTCGGGATCGGTGTAGCCCGACAGGTCCGGGGTCTCCTGGCGCGCCAGGGTGATGATGGTGCCCGCGTACTCGTCGCGGATCTTGGGGAGCTTGTAGGGCTTCTTGTCCTGGTCGACCTCGATCTGGACCCACTCGTGCCACAGGCACAGGTCGGTCGCATGCCAGACCACGTCGGGGATGCGAGCCGCACCGACGCGGGCGCCGGCCTCGAGGAAGTAGAACTTGCCGTCTTCCTTGCTCTTGATGTACTCGATGTGGGTCACGCCGCGGACCAGGCCGAGGCTCTGGATGACTTCCTGGTTGAGCTTCTGGAGGGCCTTCTCGTCGGCGCTGCCGCGCTCGATGGTGCGGGTGGTGAACATGCCGCCGGTGGTGTTCAGGTCGAGCATGGGGGTGCCGTACTTGGAGACCGAGGCGAACATCACCTTGCGCTCCGAGACCACCGCGTCGACGTGGAAGACGTCGCCGGGGGTGTACTTCTCGAGCAGGTACTCGGACTGCTTGTCGCCGAGCTTGTCGAGCAGGGGCCACAGCTCGTCGCGGTGGTTGACCTTCTTGATGCCGTAGGACGCGGCCTCCTGGCGGGGCTTGAGCACCCAGGGGGCGGGCACGCGGTCCATGTAGGCGTTGATCGCGTCGTAGTTGAGGATGTGGACGAACTCGGGCACGGCAATGCCGTCTTCCTGAGTCTTCATGCGCATGGCGAGCTTGTCGCGGAAGTAGCGCATGGTCGTCTCGCCCATGCCGGGCAGGCGCAGGTGCTCACGGAGCATGGCGGCCACTTCGACGTCGAAATCGCCCATGGGGACGACGCGGTCGATCTTCTGGTGACGGGCCAAGTAGCTCACGACGTTCCGCACCACCTTCTCGTCGAAGACGTCGGGCACGGCGAAGACTTCGTCCACCTTGTCCCGCGGCCAGGCCTCGTCGAGGCGCTTCGCGTTCGTCATGACGATGACGCGGTGGCCCATCTCTTTGGCCTTCAGCATGAAGGGCCGGCCGACCAAAGCGACGGCGATGCAAAGAATCGTCAGGGGCTGATTTTCCGACACGATTGCTCCTTACTCCGGGGGGTTCCGGGTCAACGGGGACAAGGTCTTCATCGCCCTTCCCCGCGCGTTCCTTGCCATAAAGCATAGCAGCTTGAGCGCGAGTTGGCGCAAGCAGACGATCGCTTTGTTAAGTTTTTTATCGGTTGCTGGATTGCAGGTTCTTGAGGAGCCGGAGGATCTCCAGATAGAGCCACACCAGCGTGACCATCAGGCCGAAGGCGCCGTACCACTCCATGTACTTGGGCGCGCGCTTGGCGGCCCCCTGCTCGATGAAGTCGAAGTCCAGCACCAGGTTGAGCGCGGCGACCACGACGATCACGAAGCTGATCCCGATGCCGATGGGGGTGGCGGAGTGGAGGTGGGGGATCGCGATGCCGAAGAAGCTGAGGATGAAGCTCGCCATGTAGACCAGGAAGATACCGCCAGTAGCGGCCACGACGCCGAGCTTGAAGTTCTCGGTGGCGCGGATCAGGCCCGAGCGGTAGGCCAGCAGCAGGCTGAAGAGGGTTGCGAAGGTGAGGCCGACCGCCTGCATGGGCACCCCGGGATAGACCTGCTCGGTGAAGGCCGAGATGCCGCCGAGGGCGAGCCCTTCGAGGCCAGCGTAGATCGGCGCGGTGAGCGGTGACCACTCTTTCTTGAAGACGGTGGTCAAGGCCACGATGAGGCCGCCGAAGACCCCCACCATCACGAGGATCGGCACCAGGGCGGGCTGGGTGCTCGCGAGCTGCCAGGTGATGCTCGCGCCGGCGACCAGGATGAGCAGCGATAGCAGGGTCTTGTTGACCGTGCCCTGGATGGTCATGGGCTCCTGGCCCGACCAGGGATGCGAGTCGAAGGTCTTGTCGGTGAGGGTGGGATTGCCGGATCGCATGGGGGATTCCTCCTGCTGAATGGGCGGCGTTCGGGATGCCTTGCCCAAGATTCTACCCTGCCGGGTCCGAAAGAGGGGACGCAAGGATCGGATGCTCGCCTCGGATGGAAGGGTATAAGGCGAAAAGCAAGCATTCACCTCGGAGTCCCGCCATGTCCAAGATCGAGAATGTCTTCGGGTCGCTGAGAACCCTCCTGCCGCAAAGGTTCTGGCCCCAGGTCGACAAACCCGCTGATCCGGCCGCGCCCAAGCCGAGTGCCGGGGATGTGCTCGTGCTCACGCCTGCCAAGCCTGCCGCGCCGAAGGCCCCGCCCAAGACCGACGGCCTGAGCGCCGAGGAGATCGGCCTGCTTCAAGAGGGGCTCTTGCCCCGGAACTACTCGGATCTGAAGGCCTGCCTCGAAGCGAACGGCCGCGAGGCGGCGATCGCCCTGGCGAGAAAAGGCCTCGAGGGACCTTTCTCCCCCAAGTACGGGGATCCGGTCGCTATGCTGGAGACGGCGCAGCGCCTCAAGAACGACCCCGAGCTGATGCGCATGGTCAAGGATGTTCGCAAGGGCGACATCCTCCTCCAGACCTGGAACAACAACGACCTGGTCTCCGAGATGACCGGGGGGCCCTTCATCCATGCGGTGCTGTGCGTCTCCGACGAGGCGCCGCCCGAGTTCATCGAGGCCATGGGGATCACGGGCGATCCCGACGCGCCCGGCTCGAACGTGGTGCGTCGCAGCCCGCTGGCCGAAAATTCGTACGCGGCGGTCAGCACCCGCATCATCCGGCCGACCGAGGGCATGCCCGAGGCCGAGGCCGCAAAGGCCATCGACCGGGCGGTTCGCTACGCGGAGCGACAGCTCGGCAAGCCCTACGACTACTCGTTCACCAACCACAACGGGAAGGGGAAGCTCACCGACGCCTTCTACTGCAGCGAGCTGACGTACCTGGCCTACACGAGCCTGAGGGGCGCGAACATCGACTTTCCCATCTCCAAGTCCAGCGATCGCGACCAGCTGATGGTCGCCCTGGAGGCGGTCATCGACGGGCTGAAGCCCAAGGACAAGCCCGCCCTCATGGATCGCGCCATGAAGTTCGTCAACCAGAGCCCCAAGCCCGACACCAAGGCCATGGTGCGCTTTCTGGTGGACGAGGTGCTGGCGAAGTGCTATGCGACCGAGGGGATCAGCAAGACCCCCGGCGAGCGCGAGCGCCTCAAGGCGACCATCGGCAAGCTCATGGAAGGCGAGGGCTTCACGCGCTTCGAAGGGGCGAGTGAAGCTTACCGCAAGTCTGAGGCGGCCGGCGAGTTCGGGGGCGTGATGGGCTTCTTCGCGCGCCAGCAGGCGCTGGGGGCCATCGGGACGGGCTTCGTCATGGACGCTGCCGAACTGGTGAGCAACAGCGGGGTCAACTTCCTGGAAGCGGCCAAGACGACCAAGGATCTCCTGGTGGCCATCCTGCCCCATTCCGAGACCTTCGCCGCCTATCTCTACGGCCCCAAGGACGCGCGGACGGCCGCCGTCGGCAATATGCTCGATCGCATCGACTGGGTCAAGCAAGAGCTGGGGGACGTGCCGCTCATCGGCGACTGGGTCGATGATCTGCCCGCGCGCTCGCGCCCGGCTATCAAGTCGGACTTCGTGAGCCCGACCGATCTGGCTTATGCGCCCTTCACCCACTACGACTACAACGTTAAACCGGGCCACCCCCTCGATCCGCCCGTCGATCAGGCGTCCTGATCGTGCCTCGGCGCCCCAACAGGGGAGCTGAACTTGCTATAATGGCGTGGTTACCGCCTTTCCCAGCCAGGAGTTTCCGTTCTCATGAGCCTCCCGACCAAGTTCTTCGTCTTCGACTTCGAGACCACCGGCACCGATCCTTCCAAGCACGCGCCGATCGAGATCGCCGCCATCGTGCTGGACATGGCGACCCTCAAAGAGGTCGATCGCTTCGAGACCCTGATCAAGCCCTTCGAGGGGGCCGAGATCGATCGCGAGGCCATGGCGGTCAACGGCATCTCCATGGAAGAGCTCAAGACGGCTCCGGATCCCGAGACGGCCTTCCGCAACCTCAAGGCCTTCGCCGAGCGCCACGGCATGATGTACGCGGTCGCCCACAACATCGACTTCGACTGGGACTTCCTGAAGGCCGCCGAGATCCGCCACAAGGTCTGGGCCGTGCCCCTCGAAAAGCTCAAAATCGACACCCAGGCCCTGGCCGTGTGGGTGCTCGGCCGTAACGGCCAGCTCAAGGGCCACGGCCTCAAGAGCCTCCTCAACGCCTTCAACATCAGCAGCGAAGGCCACCACCGCGCCATGTTCGACGTGGAGCAGCTGTGCGCGGCGATCCGCAAGCTGGCGGACTTCAAGCCCGCCATGCAGATGGGCCTCTTCGGCTAGATCGATGCGAAAAGCGCGGCGTCTTCTGCTGCTGGGCCTTGCGGCGCTCGCTTTGAGCGCCTGCATGCCCAAGCAGAACTTCGAGGCCACCACCACCGCAGAGGGGCACCTCAAGGCCAGCGACGCCGCTTCGCATTCCAAGGCGATTATCAAGCGCGAGGGAACCTGGGTGACGGTCCAGGATGCCTATCGCTTCGACCTGACGCGCCTGGTGGACGTGGATGCGGGCTACCAGCCCCGCGAAATCACCGACGAGGCTGCGCTCACCCGTGACGAGGTCGTCGTCTCGACCGCGATCCACGGGGCGTTCGGTCTCGGCACCTTCAACGCCGTCATGGACCGGGTCCACTCGCCCTGGGCACAAGCGATCTACGATCGCACCCGCGTCGGGCGCCCCTTCCTCGTGCGATCGCTCTCGCCCCGCCGGGACGATTACTACGTGGTGCCGGTCATTTTCCGCGGGCGCTGGGCGGTGGCGAGCCACGTGGGCCTCTCGCCGCGCGGCACCTACTACAGCAACGGCTACACCGTCCCCGACATGCCGACCGAAGGCGCCGAGGCCAAGACGGTCTACGGCAGGCAGAGCCTGGATCGCCTGATCGCAACGCACCTCGAGCCACCCGTCTCGCCGCCCGAACGGGTCTACGTGGAGACGACCCCGCCCCAGCAGGATGCCGTGCTCGGCTACCTCTGGCGCGTCGAGACCCCGCGCCGCGAAGTGCTCATCGACGTGAAGGGCCAGATGGCGACCCTCTCCCCCGAGCAGCGCGCCCGTCTTCGGGAAGGAAAACGCCTGGAGTCGCCTGTCGCTTTTTAATTCGGCTCCAAAACGGCGTTCATCTTCACGCAACATTCACATGATAGGCTTCCCCCTGGCCGAAATGGCCGTGATTGGGAGGTTTGTCATGTTCATCACCCTCAACGACGTCGTCTACGAAGTCTCCCCGAGTCCCGGCGGGCTGGTCTTTCGCCGTCTCAACAGCGAACGCGAGGTCTTCACCCCGTGGGCGCGCGTGCTGGACAACTCCTTTCCGGTCGAGCCGGGCGAGCATACCGAGCAGATCCTCGAAGGCAAGCTGAGCGTTCGGGCCTACCTGGCGGGCGAGGATACCACCGAGCGCAAAAAGATTTCCTGAAATTTGGAAATACGGGGTTACCCGTCAAGATTTAGGTTCGGAGAGGGCATATAGAACCTAGCAACCGTCTTGATTGAGGGGGCCCGTTTCATGAGCAACAAGATCTCCGACTCGAACGCCGCCGCCAATGCGGCCGCTGCAGCTGCAAAGCTGCGCGCCTCTTCTTCGGGCGGCGGAGGCGGAAAGGGTGTCGGGGTTGCTGTGAGCGCGCCGGCTGCGGCCACCGATCGCCTCAACCAGACGGTGAAGCGCCAGCAGATCGAGGTGCCCCTGCTCTATCAGTACACGGGCAAGGACCAGAACGCCTGCGGCACCACCAGCCTCACCATGATCCTCCAGCACTACGGCAAGAAGATCACCCGCGAAGAGGTCGATGCCAAGATCCGTCAGATCGACGGCCCCACCAGCCCGGCTTCGATCGTGAGCTTCGCGAAGGAGCAGGGCCTCAACGCGGCGCTCTACAATCGCGGCTCGGTCGACGAGCTCAAGAAATTCCTCGACCGGGGGATTCCCCTCGAGGTCATGATCGACCCGGACGCGAACCCCAACGACACGGTCCTGCACTACGTGGTGGTCACCGGGTATGAGGCGGATCCCAAGACGGGGAAGACCAACCTCCTGATAAACGATCCGGCGCGCCTGGAGCCCGTTCGGATGAGCGAGACCGAGTTCCTCGAGAAGTGGTCGAGCCTCAAGATCAAGAATTTCGACAGCGGCCTCGACAAGTTCTTCATCGCGATCGCCCCCAAGGACGCGGAGCTCCCCGGTTCGCGCATGGCAGGCGGCCACACGGCCTCGATCGCCTTCCGTGGGATCGCGGTCGGCGAGCGCGTTGGGCGCTGGGGCATCGATACGGGTAACGCCATCTCGAAGGCCGCCACGAACGCCTGGAACACCGTCAAAGGCTGGTTCGGCGGCTAATCCCCTCTGCTCCCAAGACATCGAGGCTTCGCCGAGCATTTGCTGGTGGAGTCGTACGAAGCCGTCTTCCCCTTCGCCGGGTACCCTCGACTCGGAGCGGTTGCGAAGGAGGGGGGATATGGCGCTGGAAGCTAAGACGCAAGCGTTTGTAGAAGCCTTGGCAGCCAAGGGCGGGCCACCCCTCTATACCCTGACGCCCCAAGCGGCGCGGAAGGTCCTCTTGGATCTTCAATCCCAGGGCGGCGCGAAGCCGGAAGCCGCGATCGAGGACCGGATTCTTCAAACGACGGCAGGGGACGTCTCGGTCCGTATCGTTCGACCAGTTGGGGCTTCTCGGATGCTGCCCGCCGTCCTCTATCTCCACGGAGGCGGCTGGATCCTCGGCGACGCGACTACCCATGATCGCTTGATCCGGACTCTCGCACGGGACGCTGACGTCGCCGTCGTCTTCGTGAATTACCCTCCGTCGCCCGAAGCCCACTATCCGACGGCGCTGGAGCAAGCCTTGGGCGCCGCGTCGTACGTTCAGGCCAACGGCAAGGAGCTGAACCTGGACGGCGCGCGCCTCGCCATCGCGGGCGACAGCGTGGGCGGCGGGCTCGCCGCTGCCGCGACGATCCTCGCCAAGGAGCGAGGCGGCCCGCGGTTCGTTCATCAGCTACTCTTCTATCCGGTCACCGACGCCTCGTTCGATACCCCTTCCTACCAACAGTTCGCGGACGGGCCCTGGCTGACCCGGGCTGCCATGAAGTGGTTCTGGGACGCCTACCTCCCGGATAAGAGCGCCCGCGCCCAGCCCGGCGCCTCGCCCTTGCGGGCCTCGCGCGAGCAGTTGACGGGCCTGCCGCCCGCGCTCGTCATCACCGACGCGAATGACGTGCTCCGCGACGAGGGGGAGGCCTACGCCACGAAGCTCATGGAGGCCGGGGTCGATGTCGTTGCGACCCGCTACCTGGGGACGATTCACGACTTCATGATGCTAAATGCCCTGGCCGAGACCCCAGCGGTGCGCGGAGCGATTGCCCAGGCGGTCGATACGCTGCGCCGGGCCTTCGCCCCGACGGCGCGACCCGCGCAGGTCACCATGCTGCCCGAAGCGGGCGAAAAAGCCCCTCGCACGCCCTGAGCGCGCGGGGCTCGTCTCAATCTTTGACCGCGCCTTCCAGGAGGCCGCGCACGAAGTACCGCTGCCCCATCGCGAAGACCGCGATCGCCGGGAAGACCGCGATCGCGGTCGCCGCCATGAGCAGGCCCCAGTCGGTGGCTTCCTTCATGCTGCTGCGGAAGGCCGCAAGCCCCACGGGCAGGGTCCGCAGGTGCTCGGAATGGGTGGCGACCAGAGGCCAGAGGAAGGTGTTCCAGGAGGCCAAGAACTCAAAGATGGCGAGCGTTGCGACGGCGGGCAGGGCCGTGGGCAGGGCGATGCGCCAGTACAGGTCCCACGGCGAGCAGCCGTCGATCCGCGCGGCGTCCTCCAGCTCGGTCGGCAGGTTCAAGAACCACTGCCGGAACAGGAAGATCCCGAAGGCCCCCGTCAAGCCTGGCAGGATGAGGGCCTGATAGGTATCGATCCAGCCGAAGAAGGCCATCAGGGCGTAGAGCGGCACCAGGTTGATGTAGATGGGCACCATCATGGTGGCGAGGACGGCGAAGAAGAGAGCGTTTTGCCCCCTAAAGCGCAGGCGCGCGAAGGCGAAGCCCGCCATGGAGCCCGTGACGACTTGGCCCACGACCGTCACCAAGGCCACCAGCAGGCTGTTGCCGAGGTAGCGCAGGATGGGCGTTTCAGCGAGGGCCTTGGCGTAGTTCGAGAGGGTCGCAGGCTTCGGCCAGAACTCGGGCGGGTAGGCCACGGTCTGGGCGTAGGTCATCAGCGAAGTGCCCACCATCAGCAGGAAGGGAGCGGCCATGAGGCAGGCGCCCACGGCAAGGACCAGGGTTGCGAGCGGTCGCTTTCTCATCGCCCCTCCTCTTGATGGCTGAAGGCCTTGCGGCTCCACCACTGCACCGCTCCCAACAGGGCCAGGATCGCAAAGAGCACGTAGGCGAGCGCCGAGGCCTTGCCCAGCTTGAAGTAGGTGAAGGCGTTCTGGAAGAGCCAGTACCCGATGATGGTCGTCGAGCGGTGGGGACCGCCCTCGGTCATGAGGTAGACGGTGTCGAAGGTCTGGAAGGCGCGGATTGTCGCCATCATGGTCACCATCACCAGCGTCGGGGCCAAGAGCGGCAGGGTGACGTGCCGAAAGCGCTGCCAGGCGCCCGCCCCGTCCAGGCTCGCGGCTTCGAGCTGCTGGGAAGGAACGGCTTGCAGGCCCGCCAGGACCAGCAGCATGTCGTAGCCCAGGTTCTTCCAGACGCTGACCACCACGAGCGAGGGCAAGGCCCAGTGCGGATCGCTCAGCCAGCGCACGGGGCCCAGGTGCACGAGCCCCAGCACAGCGTTCAGCAGGCCGCTGCGCGGGTCGAAGATCCAGCTCCACAGGATGGCACCCGCGACCATGGAGGTGACGACAGGCAAGAAGTAGGCGGTGCGGTAGAGGCCGAGCGCCTTGACCTTCTGGTCGAGGGCCAGGGCGAGCCCCACCGCGAGGACCACGTCCAGCACGACGTAGAGGAGGACGAAGGCCCCAGTCTGCGCGAGGACCCGCCAGAAGAGCGGATCGCGCCCCAGGTCGGCGTAGTTTGCGAGCCCCACCCAGCGCGGGGCGCCGAGCATGTCCCACTGGGCGAAGCTGAGGGCGAACGAGCCGAGGGTGGGCAGGACGGTGAAGAGGCCGAGCCCCAAGAGGGCGGGCAAGAGGAGCCAGAAGGCCCAGCGCGCCTCGGTGCGGCGCAGGGGCGGCGTCATGGCGCATCCTCCTTCAAGAGGGCGTCGATCCGCGCGGAGATGGGGCGCAGGGTTTCCAGCAGGTCGGCCTCGCCGTTCCAGGCGGGCGGCAGCCCGTCGATCAGCTCGTACTGGATCTCGTCGTAGCTCGGTGGCGTGCGGGTGGGGCGGGCGCTCGTGATGACGTCGAGGAAGACCTTGCTCGAAGCGGGTGGCCCCGAGCCGAGGAAGGCGGGCGAGTTGGCCACGTCCGGCCGCGAGGGCACGATCAGGCCGCTCTCGGTGAAGGCCGCGATGCTCTTCTTGCTCGCCAGGTAGCGCACCAGCCGCCAGGCCTTTTCAGGCTGCTTGCTGCTCTTGGCGATGCTCCACCCCGAAGCGTCCGCATCCACCACCGAGCCCGTCTTGCCTCGGGGGAAGGGGGCCACGTCCCAGGGAAAGTCGAGCTTCTTGCGGAAGCCGGGGACGACCCAGCGGCCGCCCACCATCATGGCGAGCTTGCCCTGGGCGAAGAGCTGGCTCATGCGGGCGTTGCCGACCTGGGCCTCGGTGGGCGCCACGTGGTGCTTGGCGCGCAGGTCCAGGTAGCGCTGCATCGCGGCGAGACTCTGGGGCTCGAGCAGGGTCGAGCGGCGCATCTCGGCGTCCATCACGTCGCCCCCGTCGCTCCAGAGGTACGGCAGCCAGTAGAGGGGATAGGGCGCAAAGCCGATGCCGAACTGCCGGTCCCCTTGGGTGAGACGCTTGGCCTTCTCGACCATGGTCTCGTAGGTCCAGCCCGCCTGCGGGTAAGCGACGCCGGCGGTGTCGAAGAGGCGCTTGTTGTAGAAGATGACGAGGTTGGAGAGGTCGCGGGGGATGCCGTAGAGGGTGCCCTTCCAGGACATGGCGTCGAGCACCGGGCGGTAGAAGTCGCCGCGCTTCAGCTCGGGATCCCGTTCGAGCCACTCGCCCATGTCGCGCAGCACCCCGCGGTGGGCGAAGCCCGAGAGGGTCTGGCTCTCCATGAACAGCACGTCCGGCATGGTCCCGGAGGCCGCCAGCAAGCGGATCTTGTGGGGGTACTCGTCCGGGATGTGGATCAGCTTGACCTTGACGTCCGGGTTCTCGCGCTCGAAGTCGGCGAGCAGGGGCTTGAGGGTTTCGATCTCTTCGATCGAGCCCCAGGTCGAGAAGGTGATGGCATCGGAGGCCGGGCGCGCGCACGCGGTCACTGCGAGCGCGAAGAGCGCCACCATTCCCTTGAGACGCACCATTACTCCTTGTATGATGGCCGCGTGATCGAGCTTCAAGCCTATCGACCCGAGCAGGCCTCGGAACTACTGACCGTCTGGCAAGCAGCCATGGGCGATCGCCATCCCATTATGCCCGCCCTCTGGACGGCTAACACCGAGGGTGACCCGAGCTTCAGGCCCGAAGACCTGATCGTGGCGACTCATGCGGGCAAGATGGTCGGTTTCGTCATGACCAAGCGCTGGCGCGGATCCTATCCGGGCTGCGAGCGCTTCGCCGATGTGGGCTATCTCGCCTTGATGGCGGTGCATCCCGCGCACCAGCGGCAGGGAGTAGGCTCGCGTCTCCTGGATGAGGCGATCGCGCACCTGCAGCGCGAAGGGGCGACCCGGATCCTGCTCGAGGGCAGCTTCCACCACTTCATGCCGGGGATCCCGGCGTCGAGCCCCGAGGCCCTCGCCTTCTTTGCGCATCACGGCTTCACCCCGGCCAAGGAGGTCTGGGACGTGCGGCGTCGGCTGGATGAAGGCCCGGCGCTTCCCGAAGTGGACGACGTCCTGCGTTCCCAGCCGGACATCGCGATTCGGCCCTACTCACCGGGCGAGGAAGAGGCGCTGGTCGCCTTCTTGCAAGGGAACTTCGCTGGGCGCTGGGCCCGGGACACCGATCTCCTGCTGCGCTCGGGCGGCGACGTGCGGCATGTCGTGGGGGTCTTCTTGAACGGCGAGCCCCAGGGCTTCGCGCAGCTGCACCCCCCTTCGAGCCCGGGGGCCTTGCGCTGGTCGGGCTTTGTGCCCGAGGTGGCCGCCCTCGGTCCCATCGGGGTCGGCCAGGCTCTGCGCGGGCGCGGCCTGGGCCTCGCGCTCCTGGTGCGGGGCCTGGAGCGGTTGCGGGACCTGGGGGCCCGCGAGACGATCATCGACTGGACCGACCTGCTCGACTTCTATGGGCGGTGCGGCTTTAAACCCTGGCTGCGCTACGTCCTCGCACGGCGTCCGCTCGGATGAGCCAAGCACCTCGGATCGAGCCCGACGTCCTTTCGCGGGTCGTGGCGGCCTACCCGGATCTTGGGGCTTTCGAGGGGATCGCGCGTAACGGCCTGAGCATCAACACGGCGGCCTGTCTCTTTACGACGGATCGCGGGGAGTTCTTCGCCAAGCGCTACGATCCTAGCGAGCGGGAACCTGTCGCCCTGCTGGCCGAGCATGGGTTGATCCTTCGCCTGATTGAAAAGGGTTTCCCCACCCCGCGCCTCTGGCGCGATGCCGCGGGCTCGACGCTGCACTGGGCCGAGGGGCAGCCGTATGCGCTCTTCGAGAAGGCCCGAGGTGAGGATCGCTACGCCCAGGCACCGGTCTTTGCGCCGTGCACGCATCCGGCTGAAACCTTCGCAAGCGGCGCTGCTCTTGCGAAATTTCACCTGGCCCTTGCTGATGCGCCTGCGTTTGCGCCCAAGCCCTTCAAGGGCATCACGGCACGCTTCCGGGTCATGGCAAGTCCCTCGGTGCCGCTGGGGCTCGCTGCCCTCGAAGCCGAGGCACCGCTTCTTGTGCCGTTCCTGGCGGAACAGGGCGAGCTCGTGACATGCCTCGGCTGGCTCTCCGAGTGGCATCGCCGCATCAAGCCGTATCTTTCGCGGCTGCCGCGCGGGGTCATCCACGGGGACTTCATCAAGCGCAACCTCTTCTGGCAGGAGGCTGCGATCAGCGACGTGATCGACTTCGATCTCTGGAACGTGGATCTGTGGGTCTTCGACCTGGCCCTCTCGCTCATCCCGAGCGCGTTCGAGTGGCCGGCAATTCTCGCGGGGCGGGCGCTGCCGAATGGCGAGCACCTGCGGGCC contains these protein-coding regions:
- a CDS encoding GDP-mannose 4,6-dehydratase produces the protein MKKKALITGVTGQDGSYLAELLLSKGYEVHGIKRRASSFNT
- a CDS encoding 3-aminobutyryl-CoA ammonia lyase; translation: MAEFESLIRLRLGEHDAHYAGGLVAGAKMMELFGDVATELLIRCDGDEGLFVAYSNVEFLKPVYAGDYVEARGRITKIGNTSRTMEFEVHKVIRPLKGPEYAVSAAEVLAEPELICRATGTCVTPKEMQRLKRV
- a CDS encoding ATP-grasp domain-containing protein, producing MTILCIAVALVGRPFMLKAKEMGHRVIVMTNAKRLDEAWPRDKVDEVFAVPDVFDEKVVRNVVSYLARHQKIDRVVPMGDFDVEVAAMLREHLRLPGMGETTMRYFRDKLAMRMKTQEDGIAVPEFVHILNYDAINAYMDRVPAPWVLKPRQEAASYGIKKVNHRDELWPLLDKLGDKQSEYLLEKYTPGDVFHVDAVVSERKVMFASVSKYGTPMLDLNTTGGMFTTRTIERGSADEKALQKLNQEVIQSLGLVRGVTHIEYIKSKEDGKFYFLEAGARVGAARIPDVVWHATDLCLWHEWVQIEVDQDKKPYKLPKIRDEYAGTIITLARQETPDLSGYTDPEICYRQARKHHAGLVVKSKDPKRVEELLNQYAERFVKDFVAHVPMKAQ
- a CDS encoding Bax inhibitor-1/YccA family protein; the encoded protein is MRSGNPTLTDKTFDSHPWSGQEPMTIQGTVNKTLLSLLILVAGASITWQLASTQPALVPILVMVGVFGGLIVALTTVFKKEWSPLTAPIYAGLEGLALGGISAFTEQVYPGVPMQAVGLTFATLFSLLLAYRSGLIRATENFKLGVVAATGGIFLVYMASFILSFFGIAIPHLHSATPIGIGISFVIVVVAALNLVLDFDFIEQGAAKRAPKYMEWYGAFGLMVTLVWLYLEILRLLKNLQSSNR
- a CDS encoding 3'-5' exonuclease produces the protein MSLPTKFFVFDFETTGTDPSKHAPIEIAAIVLDMATLKEVDRFETLIKPFEGAEIDREAMAVNGISMEELKTAPDPETAFRNLKAFAERHGMMYAVAHNIDFDWDFLKAAEIRHKVWAVPLEKLKIDTQALAVWVLGRNGQLKGHGLKSLLNAFNISSEGHHRAMFDVEQLCAAIRKLADFKPAMQMGLFG
- a CDS encoding C39 family peptidase, encoding MSNKISDSNAAANAAAAAAKLRASSSGGGGGKGVGVAVSAPAAATDRLNQTVKRQQIEVPLLYQYTGKDQNACGTTSLTMILQHYGKKITREEVDAKIRQIDGPTSPASIVSFAKEQGLNAALYNRGSVDELKKFLDRGIPLEVMIDPDANPNDTVLHYVVVTGYEADPKTGKTNLLINDPARLEPVRMSETEFLEKWSSLKIKNFDSGLDKFFIAIAPKDAELPGSRMAGGHTASIAFRGIAVGERVGRWGIDTGNAISKAATNAWNTVKGWFGG
- a CDS encoding alpha/beta hydrolase, translating into MALEAKTQAFVEALAAKGGPPLYTLTPQAARKVLLDLQSQGGAKPEAAIEDRILQTTAGDVSVRIVRPVGASRMLPAVLYLHGGGWILGDATTHDRLIRTLARDADVAVVFVNYPPSPEAHYPTALEQALGAASYVQANGKELNLDGARLAIAGDSVGGGLAAAATILAKERGGPRFVHQLLFYPVTDASFDTPSYQQFADGPWLTRAAMKWFWDAYLPDKSARAQPGASPLRASREQLTGLPPALVITDANDVLRDEGEAYATKLMEAGVDVVATRYLGTIHDFMMLNALAETPAVRGAIAQAVDTLRRAFAPTARPAQVTMLPEAGEKAPRTP
- a CDS encoding carbohydrate ABC transporter permease, which produces MRKRPLATLVLAVGACLMAAPFLLMVGTSLMTYAQTVAYPPEFWPKPATLSNYAKALAETPILRYLGNSLLVALVTVVGQVVTGSMAGFAFARLRFRGQNALFFAVLATMMVPIYINLVPLYALMAFFGWIDTYQALILPGLTGAFGIFLFRQWFLNLPTELEDAARIDGCSPWDLYWRIALPTALPAVATLAIFEFLASWNTFLWPLVATHSEHLRTLPVGLAAFRSSMKEATDWGLLMAATAIAVFPAIAVFAMGQRYFVRGLLEGAVKD
- a CDS encoding sugar ABC transporter permease — encoded protein: MTPPLRRTEARWAFWLLLPALLGLGLFTVLPTLGSFALSFAQWDMLGAPRWVGLANYADLGRDPLFWRVLAQTGAFVLLYVVLDVVLAVGLALALDQKVKALGLYRTAYFLPVVTSMVAGAILWSWIFDPRSGLLNAVLGLVHLGPVRWLSDPHWALPSLVVVSVWKNLGYDMLLVLAGLQAVPSQQLEAASLDGAGAWQRFRHVTLPLLAPTLVMVTMMATIRAFQTFDTVYLMTEGGPHRSTTIIGYWLFQNAFTYFKLGKASALAYVLFAILALLGAVQWWSRKAFSHQEEGR